From Nycticebus coucang isolate mNycCou1 chromosome 6, mNycCou1.pri, whole genome shotgun sequence, the proteins below share one genomic window:
- the RAMAC gene encoding RNA guanine-N7 methyltransferase activating subunit: protein MTDISEAVSNFEEMFASRFTKDDKEYQEYLKHPPRSPPIVEEWNSRAGGNQRNRGNRLQDRQFRGGDSRRGWPSDNRSNQWHGRPWGNNYPPHRQEPYYPHQYGQYGYNQGPPYGYY, encoded by the exons ATGACTGACATTTCTGAAGCAGTTTCAAATTTTGAAGAGATGTTTGCCAGTAGATTCACAAAAGATGACAAAGAATACCAGGAATACCTGAAACACCCTCCTAGGTCCCCTCCAATTGTTGAGGAATGGAATAGCAGAGCTGGTGGAAACCAAAGAAATAGAGGCAATCG gTTACAGGACCGACAGTTTAGAGGTGGGGATAGCAGAAGGGGGTGGCCAAGCGACAATCGATCCAATCAATGGCATGGACGACCCTGGGGTAACAATTACCCACCGCACAGACAAGAACCTTACTATCCCCACCAGTATGGACAGTATGGTTACAACCAAGGGCCTCCTTATGGTTACTACTAA